The nucleotide sequence tgtgtgatgagggaacggtgtgtgatgaggaacggtgtgtgatgaggaacggtgtgtgatgaggaacggtgtgtgatgagggaacggtgtgtgatgaggaacggtgtgtgatgaggaacgtgtgtgatgagggaacggtgtgtgatgaggaacggtgtgtgatgaggaacggtgtgtgatgaggaacggtgtgtgatgaggaacggtgtgtgatgaggaacggtgtgtgtgatgagggaacggtgtgtgatgagggaacggtgtgtgatgaggaacggtgtgtgatgaggaacggtgtgtgatgaggaacggtgtgtgatgaggaacggtgtgtgatgaggaacggtgtgtgatgagggaatggagtgtgatgaggaacggtgtgtgatgagggaacggtgtgtgatgaggaacggtgtgtgatgaggaacggtgtgtgatgagggaactggtgtgtgatgaggaacggtgtgtgatggggaacggtgtgtgatgaggaacggtgtgtgatggggaacggtgtgtgatgaggaacggtgtgtgatgaggaacggtgtgtgatgagggaacggtgtgtgatgaggaacggtgtgtgatggggaacggtgtgtgatgaggaacggtgtgtgatgaggaacggtgtgtgatgaggaacggtgtgtgatgaggaacggtgtgtgatgagggaatggtgtgtgatgaggaacggtgtgtgatggggaacggtgtgtgatgaggaacggtgtgtgatgaggaacggtgtgtgatggggaacggtgtgtgatgaggaacggtgtgtgatgaggaacggtgtgtgatgaggaacggtgtgtgatgaggaacggtgtgtgatgaggaacggtgtgtgatgaggaacggtgtgtgatgaggaacggtgtgtgatgaggaacggtgtgtgatggggaacggtgtgtgatgagggaatggagtgtgatgaggaacggtgtgtgatgaggaacggtgtgtgatgagggaatggtgtgtgatgaggaacggtgtgtgatgaggaacggtgtgtgatggggaacggtgtgtgatgagggaatggagtgtgatgaggaacggtgtgtgatgaggaacggtgtgtgatgaggaacggtgtgtgatgagggaatggtgtgtgatgaggaacggtgtgtgatggggaacggtgtgtgatgagggaatggagtgtgatgaggaacggtgtgtgatgaggaacggtgtgtgatgagggaatggagtgtgatgaggaacggtgtgtgatgaggaacggtgtgtgatgaggaacggtgtgtgatgagggaacggtgtgtgatgaggaacggtgtgtgatgagggaacggtgtgtgatgagggaatggagtgtgatgaggaacggtgtgtgatgaggaacggtgtgtgatgaggaacggtgtgtgatggggaacggtgtgtgatgagggaatggagtgtgatgaggaacggtgtgtgatgaggaacggtgtgtgatgaggaatggagtgtgatgaggaacggtgtgtgatgaggaacggtgtgtgatgaggaacggtgtgtgatgagggaatggtgtgtgatgaggaacggtgtgtgatgaggaacggtgtgtgatgaggaacggtgtgtgatgaggaacggtgtgtgatgaggaacggtgtgtgatgaggaacggtgtgtgatgaggaacggtgtgtgatgaggaacggtgtgtgatgaggaacggtgtgtgatgagggaacggtgtgtgatgaggaacggtgtgtgatgaggaacggtgtgtgatgaggaacggtgtgtgatgagggaacggtgtgtgatgagggaacggtgtgtgatggggaacggtgtgtgatgagggaacggtgtgtgatgaggaacggtgtgtgatggggaacggtgtgtgatgaggaacggtgtgtgatgaggaacggtgtgtgatgaggaacggtgtgtgatgaggaacggtgtgtgatgaggaacggtgtgtgatgaggaacggtgtgtgatgaggaacggtgtgtgatgaggaacggtgtgtgatgaggaacggtgtgtgatggggaacggtgtgtgatggggaacggtgtgtgatgaggaacggtgtgtgatgagggaacggtgtgtgatgagggaacggtgtgtgatgagggaacggtgtgtgatgaggaacggtgtgtgatgaggaacggtgtgtgatgaggaacggtgtgtgatggggaacggtgtgtgatgaggaacggtgtgtgatgaggaacggtgtgtgatgaggaacggtgtgtgatgaggaacggtgtgtgatgagggaacggtgtgtgatgagggaacggtgtgtgatggggaacggtgtgtgatgaggaacggtgtgtgatgagggaacggtgtgtgatggggaacggtgtgtgatgaggaacggtgtgtgatgaggaacggtgtgtgatgaggaacggtgtgtgatgaggaacggtgtgtgatgaggaacggtgtgtgatgaggaacggtgtgtgatggggaacggtgtgtgatggggaacggtgtgtgatgaggaacggtgtgtgatgaggaacggtgtgtgatgaggaacggtgtgtgatgagggaacggtgtgtgatgaggaacggtgtgtgatgaggaacggtgtgtgatgaggaacggtgtgtgatgaggaacggtgtgtgatgaggaacggtgtgtgatgaggaacggtgtgtgatgaggaacggtgtgtgatgaggaacggtgtgtgatgaggaacggtgtgtgatgaggaacggtgtgtgatgaggaacggtgtgtgatgaggaacggtgtgtgatgagggaacggtgtgtgatgaggaacggtgtgtgatgaggaacggtgtgtgatgaggaacggtgtgtgatgaggaacggtgtgtgatgaggaacggtgtgtgatgaggaacggtgtgtgatgaggaacggtgtgtgatgaggaacggtgtgtgatgaggaacggtgtgtgatgaggaacggtgtgtgatgaggaacggtgtgtgatgaggaacggtgtgtgatgaggaacggtgtgtgatgaggaacggtgtgtgatcgagggaacggtgtgtgatgaggaacggtgtgtgatgagggaacggtgtgtgatgaggaacggtgtgtgatgaggaacggtgtgtgatggggaacggtgtgtgatgaggaacggtgtgtgatgaggaacggtgtgtgatgaggaacggtgtgtgatgaggaacggtgtgtgatgaggaacggtgtgtgatggggaacggtgtgtgatgaggaacggtgtgtgatgaggaacggtgtgtgatgaggaacggtgtgtgatgaggaacggtgtgtgatgagggaacggtgtgtgatgaggaacggtgtgtgatgaggaacggtgtgtgatgagggaacggtgtgtgatgaggaacggtgtgtgatgaggaacggtgtgtgatgaggaacggtgtgtgatgaggaacggtgtgatggggaacggtgtgtgatgaggaacggtgtgtgatggggaacggtgtgtgatgaggaacggtgtgtgatggggaacggtgtgtgatgagggaacggtgtgtgatgaggaacggtgtgtgatgaggaacggtgtgtgatgagggaatggtgtgtgatgaggaacggtgtgtgatgaggaacggtgtgtgatggggaacggtgtgtgatggggaacggtgtgtgatgaggaacggtgtgtgatgaggaacggtgtgtgatgaggaacggtgtgtgatgaggaacggtgtgtgatggggaacggtgtgtgatgaggaacggtgtgtgatgaggaacggtgtgtgatgaggaacggtgtgtgatgaggaacggtgtgtgatgaggaacggtgtgtgatgaggaacggtgtgtgatgagggaatggtgtgtgatggggaacggtgtgtgatgaggaacggtgtgtgatgagggaacggtgtgtgatgaggaacggtgtgtgatgaggaacggtgtgtgatggggaacggtgtgtgatgaggaacggtgtgtgatgaggaacggtgtgtgatgaggaacggtgtgtgatgaggaacggtgtgtgatgagggaatggtgtgtgatggggaacggtgtgtgatgaggaacggtgtgtgatgagggaacggtgtgtgatgaggaacggtgtgtgatgaggaacggtgtgtgatgagggaacggtgtgtgatggggaacggtgtgtgatgaggaacggtgtgtgatgaggaaacggtgtgtgatgaggaacggtgtgtgatgagggaacggtgtgtgatggggaacggtgtgtgatggggaacggtgtgagatgaggaacggtgtgtgatgaggaacggtgtgtgatgaggaacggtgtgtgatgaggaaacggtgtgtgatgaggaacggtgtgtgatgagggaacggtgtgtgatggggaacggtgtgtgatggggaacggtgtgagatgaggaacggtgtgtgatgaggaacggtgtgtgatgaggaacggtgtgtgatggggaacggtgtgtgatgaggaacggtgtgtgatgaggaacggtgtgtgatggggaacggtgtgtgatgaggaacggtgtgtgatgaggaacggtgtgtgatgaggaacggtgagtgatgagggaacggtgtgtgatgagggaacggtgtgtgatgaggaacggtgtgtgatgaggaacggtgtgtgatgaggaacggttgtgtgtgatgaggaacggtgtgtgatgaggaacggtgtgtgatggggaacggtgtgtgatgaggaacggtgtgtgatgagggaacggtgtgtgatgaggaacggtgtgtgatgaggaacggtgtgtgatgaggaacggtgtgtgatgaggaacggtgtgtgatgaggaacggtgtgtgatgaggaacggtgtgtgatgagggaacggtgtgtaataagggaacggcgtgtaataagggaacggcgtgtaataagggaacggcgtgtaataagggaacggcatgtaataagggaacggcgtgtaataagggaacggcATGTCATGAGGGAACGAcgtgtaataagggaacggcgtgtaataagggaacggcgtgtaataagggaacggcgTGTCATAAGGGAACGGTGTGTAATAAGGTCacggcgtgtaataagggaacggcATGTCATGAGGGAACGAcgtgtaataagggaacggcgtgtaataagggaacggcgtgtaataagggaacggcATGTCATGAGGGAacggcgtgtaataagggaacggcgtgtaataagggaacggcgtgtaataagggaacggcgtgtaataagggaacggcgtgtaataagggaacggcATGTCATGAGGGAACGAcgtgtaataagggaacggcgtgtaataagggaacgacgtgtaataagggaacggcgtgtaataagggaacggcgtgtaataagggaacggcgtgtaataagggaacggcgtgtaataatggaacggcgtgtaataagggaacggtgtgtaataagggaacggcgtgtaataagggaacggcgtgtaataagggaacggtgtgtaataagggaacggcgtgtaataagggaacggtGTGTAATAAGGGAACGATGTGTAATAAGGGAATggcgtgtaataagggaacggtGTGTAATAAGGGAACGGCTTGTAATAAGGGAACGGTGTGTAATAAGGGAACGGCATGTCATGAGGGAACGAcgtgtaataagggaacggcgtgtaataagggaacggcgtgtaataagggaacggcgtgtaataagggaacggcATGTCATGAGGGAACGAcgtgtaataagggaacggcgtgtaataagggaacggcgtgtaataagggaacggcgtgtaataagggaacggtgtgtaataagggaacggtgtgtaataagggaacggcgtgtaataagggaacggcgtgtaataagggaacggtGTTTAATAAGGGAacggcgtgtaataagggaacggcgtgtaataagggaacggtGTGTAATAAGGCAACGGTGTGTAATAAGGGAACGGCATGTCATGAGGGAACGGCATGTCATGAGGGAacggcgtgtaataagggaacggcgtgtaataagggaacggcgtgtaataagggaacggcgtgtaataagggaacggcgtgtaataagggaacggtgtgtaataagggaacggcgtgtaataagggaacggcATGTCATGAGGGAacggcgtgtaataagggaacggcgtgtaataagggaacggcgtgtaataagggaatggcgtgtaataagggaacggcgtgtaataagggaacggcATGTCATGAGGGAacggcgtgtaataagggaacggcgtgtaataagggaacgACGTGTAATAAGGGAATGTTTGTACCACATCTTACCTGCCAGTGAACTGGATGGCCAATCCCTCGGCACTGCTGCTGAATGTGGCAGGTCAACTCTACTCCTTATCAACACTTTGTGATCTCACTTCTGGTCGTGatgaagcagaggaggaggaaggagagccTGTACTCGCAGACCTGGCAGCACTGCATTCCCCACCCTCCCATTCCACTCTATTACTCCCAAGCTCCAACAGTGTGCAGcaggtcacagaatcatagaatgagacaGCACCGAAGCAGGCCATTcgcctgtgcgggctctttgaacgagctatccaattagtcccactcccctgctctttccccatagccctgtaattttccccttcaattttccccttatccaattccattttgaaagttattgttgaatctgcttccaccgccctttcaggcagtgaattccagatcagaacaactcactgcataaaaaaaattctcttcatctcctttctggctttttttgccagttatcttaaatctgtgtcctctggttactgaccctcctgccactggaaacagcttctccttatttactctatcaaaacccttcatgattttgaacacctctatcaaatctccccttaaccttctctgctctaaggagaacaatcccagcttctccagtctctccacataactgaagtccctcatccctggaaccattctagtaaatctcctctgcaccctctctaaggccttggcacaTCAATTGGTGGAGTCCACTACCAACATCTGATGCACCCTGATCAATGGCTTCTCAGCACCATGGTCCACCCTGGAGTGTTTCTCTGCTCCAGAGACATCTGCAAAGAGGGCCCAGTGACCAAGGCCTCAGGGCAGCCTGTGTCTGCCAAACTGATGCCACAGAGGCCTGGGACACCAGGTTGGAGTCTATCCTTCAAGCAATTGGGGTTGGAATGCAATCAAGTATCTCATGAGGCCTCACTGATCTGATGGGCAACATTTGGCCTACTTTCAGAGGCCATGCAGAGCCAGTGGCCAGTGTTATGAGCTGAGATGATGCCCCATCAAATGCCTGGCAGAGAGGAGGCAGATCTGGGCAGACGAGACACAGCCTGCAGCAGGTCCTCCTGGGATGTGGCTTCCCTGAGTCAGGGGCAACCTCAGTCCCAAGTGGCTCCTCCAGACACACAGCAAGCAGCCGCCTCACATCCTGCTGCCACTCAGGTATCGCCAAGGAGCAGCACTGGGTTAGGGTCAAGAGGTCAAacatcacattgctgtggatgttgatattggccccaattttaactctgggcgggTGGGTAGctccagaaatgaatcccagaCTATTTTAACTggcgggcctcatttaaatcccgctGGCCAATTTCCCACCCATTCGGGGTGAGACGTTagtgggaaatggtgtttgagCCAGCAGGAAAGCTGCTGGTCATGTGGTGCAGCGTAACTGAACAACATGGCGAAGAGGAGGCCATACTCCCAGCATGCACTGCTACACTACTCGCCAGCCAGAGCAATCATGGCTCGGGTTGTCTACTCTAATTGAACATATTCCTGGAGTTTTAATCATATGACCTCCAGCCTCCATCTGCTCCACCCCTACATTCCTGCCATTGGCCGCCTGGCATGTCCAACCTCTGTTGTTTCATATTTGATTGCAAAATTAACTTGTCCTTTGAAAGAGTTAGCCTGTTGCCTGAATTCATGTGTGTACAGTAATCattgaatcacacagcacaggaagaggccattcgggcccttgtgcctgtgctgactctttgaaacagctatccaaatactcccctgctctttccccaaagccctgcaaatttttcctgttcaattatttatccaattcccttttgaaagttattattgaatctgcttccaccgccctttcaggcagtgaattccagatcagaacaactcactgcttaaagaaaaaaattctccttatctcaccaacatcactaaaaaagattatctggccattatctcattgctgatttgtgggatcttgctgtgcgcaaattggctgccgcgtttttctatattacaacaacgactacacttcaaaagaagttaattggctgtaaagcactttgggagctccagaagtcgtgaaaggcggtaTATCAATTTTTTTCTATTTCTAGGTTGTTCCTAATTAACTTTCGGTAGCTGTGTTAGATTACAAATTGAGGCGGACAGCAACACGCGATGGTTACAAGAAAGAAAATGCTGAGTTATTTTGAGCAGTTATCACCGGCAGATAGATCATTATGTCCACAGAAAGTGTCCGTAATTGATGGTATGGAGCCCTATAGGATTTCGAATAAAGAATTTAGCGGAGACATGTCAGTTTGGCCAATTACGTACCTGGTCGTGGTGAACTACCTTGTCTTCTTTCCGAATCCAGCGTACACAATGGAGGAGATGCAAGGTGACAAGGGCCTCACGGATCATCACCAATTCATCTCAGGGTGGGTGAGAGATGTAACGGTGGCCTATCCCAAAGAAAATATCGCTGTGATTGCAGGACGAGCAAGTCGTTCGATTTATTCTGTGTTGTAGGACCTCTTTAAACCTCAGTAGTGTTCAAATTATTGCACGTGGGAATGGGATCTTTCTTTATACATTTGTCTTTTCTTTACAGGTCTTTCATTCACAGAGTTTAAGTCAGGCTCCCACAGGACCGTAGCTCATCACAGAGAAAAAGGCACTATTCTAATCACCAACTCTGAATGCAAGGCCGGCGGAGGCAGAACTTGGACATGTGTCTGCCTTGTTCTTTAGGGTAGAAGCAGCTGTCCAACTTTGAGAGAGCAGGACAGTAACACAGGAGAAGGCATATTGGTTGTTGCCAACTCCTGAGAAAGGGGTTACATATTCTCCAGTTGTTGACATTGATTTCAATTCTGCCAGAAGTAAAAAGACGTTTGATGCTGCAGTGAAAGCTAGGCAGAGCCCAGGTGTAACTTTGTTtaccaactgttggactataacctggtgttgtaagattccttccatttTACCAATAGTACCTCACCAGTTGCACAGAGAAAACGGCAAACTCACAATAATCCCACCACCAAATGATGTAGATATTGTAAGATTTTTTGAGCATCGTAGTCAGACTGGAACAAAGATTATTGTCAGCACAATGGGACCATACAATGCAGATATTGTATCTACACGTGTGCAGCCTCATTTCCCCGGGACATTGACGGAACTCAGGAACGAGAAGTTTATCAAAATGGGATGTAATGAACTTCGCAATGAGCGTCAGAACATTCAGATCTCAATCACACAAGGAGAAGCTGACACTGTAGAGcagtgggactatgatatagtggtaatATCAGAGACCAGGCTCAAAGGGGAggtttgggtacttaatattctgggctacaatgtattcaggaaagatagggaaggaaagaaag is from Heptranchias perlo isolate sHepPer1 chromosome 17, sHepPer1.hap1, whole genome shotgun sequence and encodes:
- the LOC137333949 gene encoding aggrecan core protein-like, with protein sequence MPFPYYTPFPYYTPFPYYTPFPYYTPFPYYTPFPHDMPFPYYTPFPYYTPFPYYTPFPYYTPFPYYTPFPYYTPFPYYTPFPHDMPFPHDMPFPYYTPLPYYTPFPYYTPFPYYTPFPY